A stretch of the Kushneria konosiri genome encodes the following:
- a CDS encoding SDR family NAD(P)-dependent oxidoreductase, which produces MKRFDDKVVMVTGAGSGIGEAAARRFASEGATVVLIGRTKEKLDRVADSIDGETLVYVADVANDEAMNQLVTDVVSRFGQIDVLVNNAGVAPGGKVHEASIDDWKQVMSINVDGVFYASRAALPELLKTKGAIVNVSSVSGLGGDWNMSMYNASKGAVSNLTRAMALDYGHEGVRINAVCPSITRSDLTSGITGNEDIMKAFADRLPLGRAAEAEEVGDVIVFLASHDARFVNGVNLPVDGGLMASNGQPRLG; this is translated from the coding sequence ATGAAACGCTTTGACGACAAGGTAGTCATGGTCACCGGCGCGGGTTCAGGCATCGGTGAAGCGGCAGCCCGGCGTTTTGCCAGCGAAGGCGCCACAGTGGTCCTGATTGGTCGCACGAAAGAGAAGCTGGATCGGGTGGCCGACAGCATCGACGGTGAGACACTGGTTTACGTGGCAGACGTTGCCAATGACGAGGCGATGAATCAGCTGGTGACCGACGTGGTCAGTCGGTTCGGGCAGATCGATGTTCTGGTCAACAACGCGGGTGTGGCGCCGGGAGGGAAGGTGCACGAGGCCAGCATTGATGACTGGAAGCAGGTGATGAGCATCAATGTCGATGGCGTGTTTTATGCCAGCCGCGCCGCACTCCCCGAGCTTTTAAAAACGAAGGGAGCGATCGTGAACGTCTCCTCCGTGTCAGGGCTGGGCGGTGACTGGAACATGAGCATGTACAACGCTTCCAAGGGGGCGGTGAGCAATCTGACGCGTGCCATGGCGCTGGATTATGGTCATGAGGGCGTGCGCATCAATGCGGTCTGTCCCAGCATCACACGAAGCGATTTGACCAGCGGGATTACCGGTAATGAGGACATCATGAAGGCCTTTGCCGATCGCCTGCCGCTCGGACGCGCGGCCGAGGCTGAAGAAGTCGGCGATGTCATCGTGTTTCTGGCCAGTCACGACGCGCGCTTTGTCAACGGTGTCAACCTGCCGGTTGATGGCGGCCTGATGGCTTCCAATGGTCAGCCACGCCTTGGCTGA
- a CDS encoding TRAP transporter substrate-binding protein, with protein MSIRLSSTPVRYLQAAAVAGVMAITTLPAQADNWRGWNAHPPGYPNSEALDSFVKEVTENTEGRVKAKVYHNGVLGDQPDAIEQTRSGALNFANFNMGPMGPIVPATDVLSLPFLFKDVDAMHKVMDGEIGKRFADALEQKGLVALSWFDSGARSVYNTKRPINEPEDMQGLKVRVMNNDLYVDMINALGGNATPMSYGEVYQSLKTGVIDGAENNFPSYESSGHDEIAKYYSETQHLILPECLCIAKRSWDKLSEQDQEIVRKAALDAATLQRKLWAEGSKKSREDVIAAGAKINEVDKPAFQAKMEPIYAAFIKEHPDLEPLLNDIRNAQ; from the coding sequence ATGTCGATCAGATTATCCTCCACCCCTGTTCGTTATCTTCAGGCCGCGGCCGTGGCTGGCGTCATGGCCATCACGACGCTGCCCGCGCAGGCCGATAACTGGCGTGGCTGGAACGCTCATCCGCCGGGTTACCCCAACAGTGAGGCGCTCGACAGCTTCGTCAAGGAAGTCACCGAGAATACGGAGGGACGCGTCAAGGCAAAGGTCTATCACAATGGGGTACTGGGTGATCAACCCGATGCCATTGAGCAGACCCGTAGTGGGGCGCTGAACTTTGCCAACTTCAATATGGGGCCGATGGGTCCGATCGTGCCGGCAACCGATGTGCTGTCGCTGCCGTTTCTGTTCAAGGATGTCGATGCCATGCACAAGGTCATGGATGGCGAGATCGGCAAGCGGTTTGCCGACGCACTGGAACAGAAGGGGCTGGTGGCCCTGTCCTGGTTCGATTCCGGGGCGCGCAGCGTCTACAACACCAAACGTCCCATCAATGAGCCCGAAGACATGCAGGGGCTCAAGGTTCGCGTCATGAACAATGACCTCTATGTGGACATGATCAATGCGCTGGGCGGAAACGCCACACCCATGTCCTATGGCGAGGTATATCAGTCGCTCAAGACCGGCGTCATTGACGGGGCGGAAAACAATTTTCCTTCCTACGAATCCAGCGGGCACGATGAAATCGCGAAGTACTACTCCGAAACCCAGCACCTGATCCTGCCCGAGTGCCTGTGTATTGCCAAAAGAAGCTGGGACAAGCTGTCCGAGCAGGATCAGGAGATTGTGCGCAAGGCCGCACTTGATGCCGCAACGCTTCAGCGCAAGCTCTGGGCAGAAGGTTCCAAAAAGAGTCGCGAGGACGTCATCGCAGCCGGTGCCAAAATCAACGAGGTAGACAAGCCGGCCTTTCAGGCAAAAATGGAGCCGATCTACGCCGCCTTCATCAAGGAACATCCCGATCTTGAGCCGCTGCTCAACGATATTCGCAACGCACAATAA
- a CDS encoding YqaE/Pmp3 family membrane protein, with amino-acid sequence MDIIRIIFAILLPPVGVFLQVGLGLQFWVNILLTLLGYIPGIIHAIWIIARR; translated from the coding sequence ATGGACATCATCAGAATCATTTTTGCCATTTTGCTGCCCCCGGTTGGCGTTTTCCTTCAGGTAGGTCTCGGGCTGCAGTTCTGGGTCAACATCCTGTTGACTCTGCTGGGCTACATTCCCGGCATCATTCATGCCATCTGGATCATTGCACGCCGCTAG